A section of the Roseomonas marmotae genome encodes:
- a CDS encoding chromosome segregation SMC family protein has translation MRATLVRLRIAGFKSFAEPTTVEVLPGLTGVVGPNGCGKSNVVEALRWAMGETNARAMRGGEMDDVIFAGTATRAGRNQAEVSLLLEDAAGLAPPPNQQSPELEITRRIVRGEGTGFRINGREARGRDVQTLFADIGSGARSSAMVSQGRVASLIAAKPEERRQVLEEAAGIAGLRARKHEAELKLRQAEQNLTRAEDLKGQLEVQRQSLQRQARQAARYRNLSGLTRQAEAEWFSLLLARAEAALLKARQDFAAAQAATRAAEQAATEGATRAFTAERALPAPREAEAQARTALERRRVEAENLQAEESRARAALADAEARLAQLRGDLDHAARQERDASEAEGRLASEAAALEAVRAALPGRLEAARAELAEAEEAAAGAERAADRAAEAAAAAAAEAARIGTEVAAATQRAERLRKQHEALAAEHAHAEAQRLPPEAIPAAQRKREETEAALATARTALDEAEAHRARAQEAHATARRAATEAETARARAVQDRDQTEQRARAISAQLSRLTGERDAAAAERPAPEKLDAAREAVAAAEARLAEAREALAAAEAARAAAASAHSDARAAAGARDAERARASAERQGLMDLLRSREPAASAPILDAVTVPPGLEAALGAALGEALESPADPKAPRHWRVLPPLDVPAAAPAGATPLAELIEAPPELARALAHIFLLPEGADGAALQAGLSAGQSLVSRDGALWRWDGHGIQAGAPSPGAVRLTQRNRLRAAEKALAAAEAATAEARAAAEQARRAEAEAAAAEASARAARGAAETALSRAREEAQRLNARAAQADSRIAALGPQLERLAQDLASAQSAGEAAGATLAGLADPAASRAARDAAARQESEAQSAEAAARNARRQAEAALEAARAEEARLAQRATQVESRLAALAPQLARLAEESAEAARLLAEARKAEAAQPDLEKLRAAVEQARAELATQRGRATAARDVAAALTSEAERAEARLAAIGEERGLWSQRAAEATAQRERISARAAEAEAAREAALAAPEEAAARRAAAGRLLAEAEATHAELAKALREAEAEDRAAAENRRQADAAFAKAREAQLRAEAGTRQAEAAAEALGARMAERLGEATELPPPPADLSEAAEERARRKAERLAKEREEMGPVNLRAEQEMAEVEDRINGIDRERDEIGHAIAKLRGSVGHLNREGRDRLRAVFDRVDAEFRALFTKLFGGGRAHLALVGSDDPLEAGLEIYAEPPGKKLSALSLLSGGEQALTALSLIFAVFRCQPAPVCVLDEVDAPLDDANVERLCGLLEIMAEEAGTRFLVVTHHPLTMARMHRLYGVTMQERGVSRLLSVDLGAAVEMVEAQAAG, from the coding sequence ATGCGCGCCACGCTGGTCCGGCTTCGCATCGCCGGCTTCAAGAGCTTCGCCGAGCCCACCACGGTCGAGGTGTTGCCCGGCCTGACCGGCGTGGTCGGGCCGAATGGCTGCGGCAAGTCGAATGTCGTGGAAGCCCTGCGCTGGGCCATGGGCGAGACCAATGCCCGCGCCATGCGCGGCGGCGAGATGGACGATGTCATCTTCGCCGGCACCGCCACCCGCGCCGGCCGCAACCAGGCCGAGGTGAGCCTGCTGCTGGAGGATGCGGCCGGACTCGCCCCGCCGCCCAACCAGCAGTCGCCGGAGCTGGAGATCACCCGCCGCATCGTGCGCGGGGAGGGCACGGGCTTCCGCATCAACGGGCGCGAGGCGCGCGGGCGCGATGTGCAGACGCTTTTCGCCGATATCGGCAGCGGCGCGCGGTCCTCCGCCATGGTCAGCCAGGGGCGCGTCGCCTCGCTGATCGCCGCCAAGCCCGAGGAACGGCGGCAGGTGCTGGAGGAGGCCGCCGGCATCGCCGGCCTCCGCGCCCGCAAGCATGAGGCCGAGCTGAAGCTGCGGCAGGCCGAGCAGAACCTGACCCGTGCCGAGGACCTGAAGGGCCAGCTGGAGGTGCAGCGCCAGTCGCTGCAGCGCCAGGCCCGGCAGGCGGCGCGCTACCGCAACCTCTCCGGCCTGACACGGCAGGCGGAGGCCGAATGGTTCTCCCTGCTGCTGGCGCGCGCCGAGGCCGCGCTGCTCAAGGCGCGGCAGGATTTCGCCGCCGCCCAGGCCGCGACCCGTGCCGCCGAGCAGGCGGCGACCGAGGGCGCCACCCGCGCCTTCACCGCCGAGCGCGCCCTGCCGGCCCCGCGTGAGGCCGAGGCCCAGGCCCGGACCGCGCTGGAGCGCCGGCGCGTCGAGGCCGAGAATCTGCAGGCCGAGGAAAGCCGCGCCCGCGCCGCCCTTGCGGATGCCGAGGCCCGCCTGGCCCAGTTGCGCGGCGACCTCGACCACGCCGCCCGCCAGGAGCGGGATGCCAGCGAGGCCGAAGGCCGGCTCGCCAGCGAGGCCGCGGCGCTGGAGGCCGTGCGCGCCGCCTTGCCGGGCCGCCTGGAAGCCGCGCGCGCCGAACTCGCTGAGGCCGAGGAGGCCGCCGCCGGGGCCGAGCGCGCCGCCGACCGCGCCGCCGAGGCCGCCGCCGCCGCCGCCGCCGAGGCTGCGCGCATCGGCACGGAGGTCGCTGCCGCCACCCAGCGCGCCGAGCGCCTGCGGAAGCAGCACGAGGCCCTGGCCGCCGAGCATGCCCATGCCGAGGCGCAGCGGCTGCCGCCCGAGGCCATCCCCGCCGCGCAGCGGAAGCGGGAGGAGACGGAGGCTGCCCTGGCCACCGCCCGCACGGCGCTGGATGAGGCCGAGGCCCACCGCGCCCGCGCGCAGGAGGCCCATGCCACCGCCCGCCGCGCCGCGACGGAGGCGGAGACCGCGCGTGCCCGTGCCGTCCAGGACCGCGACCAGACCGAGCAGCGCGCCCGCGCCATCTCCGCCCAGCTGTCCCGGCTGACCGGCGAGCGCGACGCCGCCGCCGCCGAGCGCCCGGCGCCGGAGAAGCTGGATGCAGCGCGTGAGGCCGTCGCGGCCGCCGAGGCCCGGCTGGCCGAGGCGCGGGAGGCGCTGGCCGCCGCCGAAGCCGCCCGTGCCGCCGCCGCCTCGGCCCATTCGGATGCCCGCGCCGCCGCCGGTGCCCGCGATGCCGAGCGCGCCCGCGCCAGCGCCGAGCGCCAGGGCCTGATGGACCTGCTGCGCTCCCGCGAGCCGGCCGCCAGCGCACCGATCCTGGATGCCGTCACCGTGCCGCCGGGCCTGGAGGCCGCCCTGGGCGCCGCCCTGGGAGAGGCTCTGGAGAGCCCCGCCGACCCGAAGGCGCCGCGCCACTGGCGTGTCCTGCCGCCGCTGGACGTGCCGGCCGCCGCGCCCGCCGGCGCCACGCCGCTGGCGGAGTTGATCGAGGCGCCGCCGGAACTGGCCCGGGCGCTGGCACATATCTTCCTGTTGCCGGAAGGCGCGGATGGCGCGGCCCTGCAGGCCGGGCTTTCCGCGGGGCAGTCGCTGGTTTCGCGCGATGGCGCGCTCTGGCGCTGGGACGGGCACGGTATCCAGGCCGGCGCCCCCAGCCCCGGCGCGGTGCGCCTGACCCAGCGCAACCGCCTGCGTGCCGCCGAGAAGGCCCTGGCCGCCGCCGAGGCCGCCACGGCCGAGGCACGCGCGGCGGCGGAACAGGCTCGCCGTGCCGAAGCCGAGGCCGCCGCCGCCGAAGCCAGCGCCCGCGCCGCCCGTGGGGCCGCCGAGACGGCGCTGAGCCGCGCGCGGGAGGAAGCGCAGCGCCTGAACGCCCGCGCCGCGCAGGCGGATAGCCGCATCGCCGCCCTGGGGCCGCAGCTGGAGCGGCTGGCCCAGGATCTTGCCTCTGCCCAGTCCGCGGGGGAGGCCGCCGGTGCCACCCTGGCCGGTCTCGCGGACCCTGCCGCCAGCCGCGCCGCCCGTGACGCCGCCGCCAGGCAGGAATCCGAGGCGCAATCCGCCGAGGCCGCCGCCCGCAACGCCCGCCGCCAGGCCGAGGCGGCGCTGGAAGCGGCGCGGGCCGAGGAAGCCAGGCTGGCCCAGCGTGCCACCCAGGTGGAAAGCCGCCTGGCTGCCCTGGCACCACAGCTCGCCCGGCTGGCGGAGGAATCCGCCGAAGCGGCGCGCCTGCTGGCCGAGGCGCGCAAGGCCGAGGCCGCGCAACCTGATCTCGAGAAGCTGCGCGCGGCGGTGGAGCAGGCCCGCGCTGAACTGGCCACCCAGCGCGGCCGCGCCACTGCCGCGCGGGATGTCGCCGCCGCCCTGACCTCCGAGGCGGAGCGGGCCGAGGCGCGCCTTGCCGCCATCGGCGAGGAACGCGGCCTCTGGTCCCAGCGCGCGGCCGAGGCGACGGCGCAGCGCGAGCGCATTTCCGCCCGCGCGGCGGAGGCCGAGGCCGCACGCGAGGCCGCCCTGGCCGCGCCCGAGGAAGCCGCCGCCCGCCGCGCCGCCGCCGGCCGGCTGCTGGCGGAGGCCGAGGCCACCCACGCGGAACTGGCGAAGGCGCTGCGCGAGGCCGAGGCCGAGGACCGCGCCGCCGCCGAGAACCGCCGGCAGGCCGATGCCGCCTTCGCCAAGGCGCGCGAGGCACAGTTGCGCGCCGAGGCCGGGACGCGTCAGGCCGAGGCCGCCGCGGAGGCCCTGGGCGCCCGCATGGCGGAGCGGTTGGGCGAAGCCACCGAACTGCCCCCGCCGCCCGCCGATCTCTCCGAGGCCGCCGAGGAACGCGCCCGCCGCAAGGCCGAGCGCCTGGCGAAGGAGCGGGAGGAGATGGGCCCCGTGAACCTGCGCGCCGAGCAGGAGATGGCGGAGGTCGAGGATCGTATCAACGGCATCGACCGGGAGCGGGACGAGATCGGCCATGCCATCGCCAAGCTGCGTGGCTCGGTCGGCCATCTGAACCGCGAAGGGCGGGACCGGCTGCGCGCCGTTTTCGACCGGGTCGATGCGGAGTTCCGGGCGCTGTTCACGAAGCTCTTCGGCGGCGGCCGGGCACATCTGGCGCTGGTGGGCAGCGATGATCCCCTGGAGGCGGGCCTCGAGATCTACGCCGAGCCGCCGGGCAAGAAGCTCTCCGCGCTCTCCCTGCTCTCGGGCGGGGAGCAGGCGCTGACCGCGCTCTCCCTGATCTTCGCCGTCTTCCGTTGCCAGCCCGCGCCCGTCTGCGTGCTGGACGAGGTGGATGCCCCGCTGGACGACGCCAATGTCGAGCGGCTCTGCGGATTGCTGGAGATCATGGCGGAGGAGGCGGGCACCCGCTTCCTGGTGGTGACCCACCATCCCCTGACCATGGCGCGGATGCACCGGCTCTATGGTGTGACCATGCAGGAGCGCGGGGTGAGCCGGCTGCTCTCGGTCGATCTGGGCGCGGCGGTGGAGATGGTGGAGGCGCAGGCGGCCGGCTGA
- a CDS encoding DsbA family protein: MTISRRSLLLAPVVLAPAFTPLAALAQGADAVNADPRLAERGTGQPDAKVTVVEYFSLTCSHCATFHLQTWPQVKEKLVSNGTVRMVWRDFPLDQLALAASQVARSLPADRYEGFISALFASQDRWAFARGGDPIAEIAKIAAVAGMTREQVDKAVADQNLARGIMEMRAKGQQEFNINSTPTFVFGKKVQPGAVTYERFAQLAGEASGA; the protein is encoded by the coding sequence ATGACCATCTCCCGCCGCTCGCTGCTGCTTGCGCCCGTCGTGCTGGCGCCGGCTTTCACCCCTTTGGCAGCCCTTGCCCAGGGCGCGGATGCGGTGAATGCAGATCCGCGTCTCGCTGAACGCGGCACTGGCCAGCCGGATGCCAAGGTCACGGTCGTGGAGTACTTTTCCCTGACCTGCTCGCACTGTGCGACCTTCCACCTGCAGACCTGGCCGCAGGTGAAGGAGAAGCTGGTGAGCAACGGCACGGTCCGCATGGTCTGGCGCGACTTCCCGCTGGACCAGCTTGCCCTGGCCGCCTCCCAGGTGGCGCGCAGCCTGCCGGCCGACCGCTATGAAGGCTTCATCAGCGCCCTCTTCGCCAGCCAGGACCGCTGGGCCTTCGCGCGCGGTGGCGACCCGATCGCCGAGATCGCCAAGATCGCGGCCGTGGCGGGCATGACGCGGGAGCAGGTGGACAAGGCGGTGGCGGACCAGAACCTGGCCCGGGGCATCATGGAGATGCGTGCCAAGGGGCAGCAGGAGTTCAACATCAACTCCACCCCCACCTTCGTCTTCGGCAAGAAGGTGCAGCCTGGTGCGGTGACCTATGAGCGCTTCGCCCAGTTGGCCGGCGAAGCCTCCGGCGCTTGA
- a CDS encoding DUF721 domain-containing protein: MDRGPRLLGAVIPQVTRPVFKKRSPAAAQLIADWPAVVGPVLAAQTVPRSLTSGTLTLACSGPVAMELQHLAPQLIGKVNAALGHPLVQRLRFVQALVPPPPRRAPPPAPVALPEKVTSALEGVADPQLREALARLAQGVYRGRRSPG; this comes from the coding sequence GTGGACCGGGGCCCGCGCCTGCTGGGCGCGGTGATCCCGCAGGTCACGCGCCCCGTCTTCAAGAAGCGCAGCCCGGCGGCGGCGCAGCTGATCGCCGATTGGCCGGCGGTGGTGGGGCCGGTGCTCGCGGCGCAGACCGTCCCCCGCTCGCTCACTTCCGGCACCCTGACCCTGGCCTGCTCCGGCCCGGTGGCGATGGAGCTTCAGCACCTGGCGCCGCAGCTGATCGGCAAGGTCAATGCGGCGCTGGGGCACCCGCTGGTGCAGCGGCTGCGATTCGTGCAGGCGCTGGTGCCGCCGCCGCCCCGCCGCGCGCCGCCGCCCGCGCCGGTGGCCCTGCCGGAGAAAGTCACCTCTGCGCTGGAGGGGGTGGCGGACCCGCAGTTGCGCGAGGCTCTGGCAAGATTGGCCCAGGGGGTCTATCGGGGGCGGCGAAGCCCCGGTTGA
- a CDS encoding A/G-specific adenine glycosylase: protein MLPAASLLLEWYDRHRRALPWREGSGDPYRIWLSEVMLQQTTVAAVGPRWRRFLARFPDVEALAAAPWADVAEEWAGLGYYARARNLHACAQAVVARGGFPDTVEGLRALPGIGAYTAAAVGAIAFGREVVPLDGNVERVTARLSAVEEPLPGARPALAALAQQWMEQPAARDRPGDFVQAIFDLGATICTPRNPACALCPWRQGCEGFQTGLAPSLPRKVAKKARPLKRGVHFLLLDGRGRLLLRRRPPRGLLGGMLELPGTPWREVPWTEPEITPFAPLPGLSWRVLEGEAKHGFTHFELHMALRAAIAPPGAEPDGDWMTTEAARAALPGTMQKLLDLARAEGALPVGA, encoded by the coding sequence GTGTTGCCCGCCGCTTCTCTGTTGCTCGAATGGTATGACCGCCATCGCCGCGCCCTGCCCTGGCGCGAAGGATCGGGCGATCCTTACCGCATATGGTTATCCGAGGTCATGTTGCAGCAGACCACGGTGGCGGCCGTGGGGCCGCGCTGGCGACGTTTTCTCGCGCGCTTTCCCGATGTGGAAGCCCTGGCCGCCGCCCCTTGGGCCGATGTGGCGGAGGAATGGGCCGGGCTTGGCTATTACGCCCGCGCCCGCAACCTGCATGCCTGTGCCCAGGCCGTGGTGGCGCGCGGCGGCTTTCCCGACACGGTGGAGGGGCTGCGCGCCCTGCCCGGCATCGGCGCCTATACCGCCGCCGCCGTGGGGGCCATCGCCTTCGGGCGTGAGGTGGTGCCGCTGGATGGCAATGTGGAGCGCGTGACCGCCCGCCTTTCCGCCGTGGAGGAGCCGCTGCCCGGCGCCCGCCCGGCGCTGGCCGCCCTGGCGCAGCAATGGATGGAACAGCCGGCGGCGCGGGACCGACCCGGCGACTTCGTGCAGGCGATCTTCGACCTCGGCGCCACCATCTGCACCCCGCGCAACCCGGCCTGTGCCCTGTGCCCCTGGCGCCAGGGCTGCGAGGGTTTCCAGACCGGCCTGGCACCCAGCCTGCCGCGCAAGGTGGCGAAAAAGGCGCGGCCGCTGAAGCGCGGCGTGCATTTCCTGCTGCTGGACGGCAGGGGCCGGCTGCTGCTGCGCCGCCGCCCGCCGAGGGGGCTGCTGGGCGGCATGCTGGAACTGCCTGGCACCCCCTGGCGGGAAGTGCCCTGGACGGAGCCGGAGATCACCCCATTCGCCCCCCTGCCCGGCCTGTCCTGGCGCGTTCTGGAAGGCGAGGCGAAACATGGCTTCACGCATTTCGAGCTGCACATGGCGCTGCGCGCTGCCATCGCCCCGCCCGGCGCCGAACCGGATGGCGACTGGATGACGACGGAGGCCGCCCGCGCCGCCCTTCCCGGCACCATGCAGAAGCTGCTGGACCTGGCGCGGGCGGAAGGGGCGCTGCCGGTCGGCGCCTGA
- a CDS encoding zinc-dependent alcohol dehydrogenase — MKALVWHGKQDIRCDNVTDPEIEDSRDAIIKVTSCAICGSDLHLFHNFIPAMMPGDIMGHEMMGEVVEVGADARHKLKKGDRIVVPFTIICGECEQCRRGNFSVCERTNRKKELADKVFGHTTAGLFGYTHLTGGYPGGQAEYLRVPFADATHIKVPDGMTDEQALFLGDILPTGWQAAVHCDIEPEDTVAIWGCGPVGQMAIRSAVLLGARQVVAIDDIPERLSMAAAGGAITINFETDSVVERLNELTGGKGPQKCIDAVGLEAHVTPSQPDTLMDRAKQVMMLESDRPHVLREMMYVCRPGGIISICGVYAGLVDKIPMGMAMNKGLSFRMGQTHVNRWTDDLLRRIEEGQIDPSFVITHTARLEDGPEMYKVFRDKQDSCIKVVLKP, encoded by the coding sequence ATGAAAGCGCTGGTCTGGCACGGTAAGCAGGATATCCGCTGCGACAACGTCACCGACCCCGAGATCGAGGATTCCCGCGACGCCATCATCAAGGTCACGAGCTGCGCCATCTGCGGCTCGGACCTGCACCTCTTCCACAACTTCATCCCGGCCATGATGCCCGGCGACATCATGGGCCATGAGATGATGGGCGAGGTCGTCGAGGTCGGCGCGGATGCGAGGCACAAGCTGAAAAAGGGCGACCGGATCGTCGTGCCCTTCACCATCATCTGCGGCGAGTGCGAGCAGTGCAGGCGCGGCAACTTCTCCGTCTGTGAAAGGACCAACCGCAAGAAGGAGCTGGCCGACAAGGTCTTCGGCCACACCACCGCCGGGCTCTTCGGTTATACGCATCTGACCGGCGGCTATCCGGGCGGGCAGGCGGAATATCTCCGCGTCCCCTTCGCCGATGCGACGCATATCAAGGTGCCGGACGGCATGACGGATGAGCAGGCGCTGTTCCTCGGCGATATCCTGCCCACTGGCTGGCAGGCGGCGGTGCATTGCGACATCGAGCCCGAGGATACCGTGGCGATCTGGGGCTGTGGCCCGGTGGGTCAGATGGCGATCCGCAGTGCCGTGCTGCTCGGCGCCAGGCAGGTGGTGGCGATCGACGATATCCCCGAGCGGCTTTCCATGGCCGCCGCGGGCGGTGCCATCACCATCAACTTCGAGACGGACAGCGTCGTCGAGCGGCTGAACGAGCTGACGGGCGGCAAGGGCCCGCAGAAATGCATCGATGCTGTCGGCCTGGAAGCGCATGTGACGCCCAGCCAGCCCGATACGCTGATGGACCGCGCCAAGCAGGTCATGATGCTGGAAAGCGACCGGCCCCATGTGTTGCGCGAAATGATGTATGTCTGTCGCCCCGGCGGCATCATCTCCATCTGCGGCGTCTATGCCGGGCTGGTGGACAAGATCCCGATGGGCATGGCCATGAACAAGGGCCTGAGCTTCCGCATGGGCCAGACGCATGTGAACCGTTGGACCGACGACCTGCTCCGCCGGATCGAGGAAGGGCAGATCGACCCTTCCTTCGTCATCACGCATACCGCCCGGCTCGAAGACGGGCCGGAGATGTACAAGGTTTTCCGCGACAAGCAGGACAGCTGCATCAAGGTCGTCCTCAAGCCCTGA
- a CDS encoding DUF3072 domain-containing protein: MARQGKDDHSTAPKAPQGDTPGNTVKDPDNWTTGDETMTGAQASYLKTLCEEAGEEFDPGLTKAEASKRIDELQARTGRGRDH; the protein is encoded by the coding sequence ATGGCCCGTCAAGGCAAGGACGACCACAGCACCGCCCCGAAGGCGCCGCAGGGCGATACGCCCGGCAACACCGTCAAGGACCCGGATAACTGGACCACGGGCGACGAGACGATGACCGGCGCCCAGGCCAGCTATCTCAAGACGCTCTGCGAGGAGGCAGGAGAGGAATTCGACCCCGGGCTGACCAAGGCGGAGGCCAGCAAGAGGATCGATGAACTACAGGCCCGCACGGGGCGCGGGCGGGACCACTGA
- a CDS encoding site-specific DNA-methyltransferase yields the protein MLGPRVAGGFDGVGTGLDLPLDCILEGDCIEMLRALPPASVHTIFADPPYNLQLKGELRRPDESVVDGVDDDWDRFSNLAAYDAFTRAWLTEARRVLRKDGTIWVIGSYHNVFRLGAALQDLDFWILNDVIWRKANPMPNFRGRRFTNAHETMIWASRGQDSRYKFNYTAMKSLNDDTQMRSDWFIPLCTGGERLRDEKGQKVHPTQKPEALLHRVILSCTSPGDVVLDPFLGSGTTAAVAKRLGRRYIGIERDPTYAAAARTRINAIEPLSESAMLVTPTRREQPRIPFGALVERGMVPPGARLVDRHRRFVAEVGADGSLRCGTAQGSIHQVGAAVQEAPSCNGWLFWHLERRDGSLRLLDELRAEIVGSMGA from the coding sequence ATGCTCGGCCCCCGAGTCGCAGGAGGGTTTGACGGCGTGGGTACGGGGCTAGATCTGCCGTTGGACTGTATCCTGGAAGGGGATTGCATCGAGATGCTGCGGGCGCTGCCCCCGGCTTCCGTGCATACCATCTTCGCGGATCCGCCCTACAATCTGCAGCTGAAGGGCGAGCTGCGCCGTCCGGACGAGAGCGTCGTGGACGGCGTCGATGACGACTGGGACCGTTTCTCCAATCTCGCGGCCTATGACGCCTTCACCCGTGCCTGGCTGACCGAGGCGCGGCGCGTGCTGCGCAAGGACGGCACCATCTGGGTGATCGGCAGCTACCACAACGTCTTCCGCCTGGGCGCGGCCTTGCAGGACCTGGACTTCTGGATCCTGAACGACGTCATCTGGCGCAAGGCCAACCCGATGCCGAACTTCCGGGGCCGGCGCTTCACCAACGCGCATGAGACGATGATCTGGGCCTCGCGCGGACAGGACAGCCGCTACAAGTTCAACTACACCGCCATGAAGTCGCTGAACGACGACACGCAGATGCGCAGCGACTGGTTCATCCCGCTCTGCACGGGGGGTGAGCGGCTGCGGGACGAGAAGGGGCAGAAGGTCCATCCGACCCAGAAGCCCGAGGCGCTGCTGCACCGGGTCATTCTCTCCTGCACCTCGCCGGGGGATGTGGTGCTGGACCCCTTTCTCGGCTCCGGCACCACGGCCGCCGTCGCGAAGCGCCTGGGCCGCCGCTACATCGGCATCGAGCGCGACCCGACCTATGCCGCCGCCGCCCGCACGCGCATTAACGCCATCGAGCCGCTGTCGGAATCCGCCATGCTGGTGACGCCGACGCGGCGGGAGCAGCCGCGCATCCCCTTCGGCGCGCTGGTGGAACGCGGCATGGTGCCGCCCGGCGCCCGGCTGGTGGACCGTCACCGCCGCTTCGTGGCGGAGGTGGGGGCCGATGGCTCGCTCCGCTGCGGCACCGCGCAGGGCTCCATCCATCAGGTGGGCGCGGCGGTGCAGGAAGCGCCCTCCTGCAACGGCTGGCTCTTCTGGCACCTGGAGCGGCGCGACGGCTCGCTGCGCCTGCTGGACGAGTTGCGCGCCGAGATCGTGGGCAGCATGGGGGCCTGA
- a CDS encoding ribonuclease HII gives MPDYLLEIAAGGRVAGVDEAGRGPLAGPVMAAAVLFHRPPPAGLAALLDDSKKLDAAKRQAAFEALRAARVEGVLDGAVAAASAAEIGRLNILRATHLAMTRAVAKLRLMPDLVLVDGNQPPRGLACAVRCVVKGDSISLSIAAASILAKVTRDRAMARLDPRWPGYGFARHAGYPTAAHREALARLGPTPHHRRGFAPVDQMLLELS, from the coding sequence ATGCCGGACTATCTGCTGGAGATCGCCGCCGGCGGCCGCGTGGCGGGGGTGGACGAGGCTGGGCGCGGCCCGCTGGCGGGGCCTGTAATGGCCGCCGCCGTGCTCTTCCACAGGCCTCCGCCGGCCGGGCTGGCCGCCCTGCTGGATGACTCGAAAAAGCTGGATGCGGCGAAGCGGCAGGCCGCCTTCGAGGCGCTGCGGGCCGCCAGGGTGGAGGGCGTGCTGGATGGCGCCGTGGCCGCCGCCAGCGCCGCCGAGATCGGCCGGCTGAACATCCTGCGCGCCACGCACCTCGCCATGACGCGCGCGGTGGCGAAGCTCCGGCTGATGCCAGACCTCGTGCTGGTGGATGGCAACCAGCCGCCGCGCGGCCTGGCCTGCGCCGTGCGCTGCGTGGTGAAGGGTGACAGCATCAGCCTCTCCATCGCCGCCGCCTCCATCCTGGCCAAGGTGACGCGTGACCGGGCCATGGCGCGGCTGGACCCGCGCTGGCCCGGCTACGGCTTCGCCCGCCATGCCGGCTACCCCACCGCCGCGCATCGGGAGGCCCTGGCGCGACTGGGGCCGACTCCGCACCACCGCCGCGGCTTCGCGCCGGTCGATCAGATGCTTCTCGAGCTCTCTTGA
- a CDS encoding alpha/beta hydrolase family protein, whose product MMSRRAALSLPAFLAATPAMAFTEVRQSWRDPARNRSLPMLLRLPEGGGRAPVVLVSHGLGGSREGLGYLGRGLSQAGFAVLHLQHPGTDDSLWRNGGDTRLALAAAVTDAGRALDRILDTVFVLDELPRRADLARRLDLSRIAIAGHSYGAWLVQTMLGQRVPGGDRGLTLPEPRLGAGIALSPIPPQGLPPRLAIDRVRAPMLHVTGTEDRDFMGGNSPLSRRIPYDAITAPGQVLAVFAGAAHGSFADEPGTGARWEDSSYHPRTAALAVAFLRGVWLGDDEARRLLSQGAPGLLERGDMIESKGLAP is encoded by the coding sequence ATGATGTCCCGCCGCGCCGCCCTGAGCCTGCCCGCTTTCCTGGCCGCCACGCCGGCCATGGCCTTCACCGAGGTACGCCAGTCCTGGCGTGACCCAGCCCGCAACCGCAGCCTGCCCATGCTGCTGCGCCTGCCCGAGGGCGGGGGGAGGGCGCCGGTCGTGCTGGTCTCCCACGGCCTGGGCGGATCGCGGGAGGGGCTGGGCTATCTCGGCCGGGGGCTGTCCCAGGCGGGCTTCGCTGTGCTGCACCTGCAACACCCCGGCACGGACGACAGCCTCTGGCGCAATGGCGGCGATACGCGCCTGGCGCTGGCCGCCGCCGTGACCGATGCCGGGCGGGCGCTGGATCGCATTCTCGATACCGTCTTCGTGCTGGATGAGCTGCCGCGCCGGGCGGATCTGGCCAGGCGGCTCGATCTCTCCCGCATCGCCATAGCCGGGCACTCCTACGGCGCCTGGCTGGTGCAGACCATGCTGGGCCAGCGCGTGCCCGGCGGCGACCGCGGCCTGACCCTGCCGGAGCCTCGCCTGGGCGCCGGCATCGCCCTCTCCCCCATTCCGCCTCAGGGCCTGCCGCCGCGTCTGGCCATCGACCGCGTGCGCGCGCCCATGCTGCATGTCACGGGTACCGAGGACCGGGACTTCATGGGCGGCAACAGCCCGCTCAGCCGCCGCATCCCCTATGACGCCATCACCGCGCCGGGGCAGGTGCTGGCCGTCTTCGCCGGCGCGGCCCATGGCAGTTTCGCGGATGAGCCCGGCACCGGCGCGCGATGGGAGGATAGCTCCTACCACCCCCGCACCGCGGCGCTTGCGGTGGCCTTCCTGCGCGGCGTATGGCTGGGCGATGACGAAGCCCGCCGCCTGCTGTCACAGGGCGCGCCCGGGCTGCTGGAGCGGGGCGACATGATCGAGAGCAAGGGGCTGGCGCCCTGA
- a CDS encoding GNAT family N-acetyltransferase, which produces MPDEAPQILPIEEGHREAWEALYAGYAAFYRVEQTPEMRARVWGWLMDPAHDVKGFLALRDGRPIGLAHYRPYWRPLYAGIGGFLDDLFVDPAARGGRVADALIAAVADEGRRRGWGLIRWITADNNYRGRAVYDRVATLTPWRTYDIKL; this is translated from the coding sequence ATGCCCGACGAAGCGCCTCAAATCCTGCCGATCGAAGAAGGCCACCGCGAGGCCTGGGAAGCCCTCTATGCCGGCTATGCCGCCTTCTACCGTGTGGAGCAGACGCCGGAGATGCGCGCCCGCGTCTGGGGCTGGCTGATGGACCCCGCGCATGACGTGAAAGGCTTCCTGGCGCTGCGGGATGGCCGGCCCATCGGCCTCGCGCATTACCGGCCCTACTGGCGCCCGCTTTATGCCGGCATCGGCGGATTCCTGGACGATCTGTTCGTGGACCCGGCGGCGCGTGGCGGGCGGGTGGCCGATGCGCTGATCGCCGCCGTGGCCGATGAGGGGCGCCGGCGCGGCTGGGGGCTGATCCGCTGGATCACGGCCGACAACAATTATCGCGGCCGCGCCGTCTATGACCGCGTGGCGACGCTGACGCCCTGGCGCACCTACGACATCAAGCTCTGA